In the genome of Amaranthus tricolor cultivar Red isolate AtriRed21 chromosome 15, ASM2621246v1, whole genome shotgun sequence, one region contains:
- the LOC130801575 gene encoding calcium-dependent protein kinase 1-like isoform X2: MGNCNGLPSTPSYLRPYDHSPSSMSSSSSPHPPRRPQPQPSHHPPSSSNAGRVLGRPFEDIRSTYTFGRQLGRGQFGITYLVTHKKSKQKFACKSIANHKLINQDDIDDVRREVQIMHHLTGHRNIVELHGAYEDRHSVNLIMELCGGGELFDRIIAKGHYSEREAAKLFRQIVTVVHNCHSMGVIHRDLKPENFLFLSSDEDSPLKATDFGLSVFFKPGEVFRDLVGSAYYVAPEILRRSYGAEVDVWSAGVILYILLSGVPPFWGDHPWMKEDGEAPDKPIDIAVLTRMKQFRAMNKLKKVALRVIAENLSEEEIMGLKEMFKSMDTDNSGTITFEELKAGLPKLGTRLSESEVRQLMDAADVNGNGTIDYLEFITATMHMNRMEKEDHLYKAFEYFDEDKSGYITMEELEQALKKYNMGDAKTIREIIAEVDTDNDGKINYDEFVAMMKKGNPDVLTNRRRR, from the exons ATGGGAAACTGTAATGGCTTACCTTCCACTCCCTCTTATCTCCGCCCGTACGATCATTCTCCCTCCTCCATgtcatcatcttcttcaccTCACCCGCCGCGGCGGCCACAACCACAGCCGTCACACCATCCACCTTCTTCTTCCAATGCGGGCCGGGTCCTGGGTCGCCCCTTTGAAGACATTCGATCCACATACACATTCGGGCGTCAATTAGGTCGTGGCCAATTCGGTATAACCTATTTAGTTACTCACAAAAAATCGAAACAAAAATTCGCTTGTAAATCAATCGCAAATCACAAACTTATCAATCAAGATGATATTGACGATGTTCGTCGTGAAGTTCAAATTATGCATCATCTTACTGGTCATAGAAACATTGTTGAACTTCATGGTGCGTATGAAGATCGTCATTCTGTTAATTTGATTATGGAATTGTGTGGCGGTGGAGAACTTTTTGATCGGATTATTGCTAAAGGACATTATTCCGAACGTGAAGCGGCTAAATTGTTTAGACAGATTGTTACTGTTGTGCATAATTGTCATTCTATGGGTGTTATTCATAGAGATCTCAAACCTGAGAATTTCTTGTTTTTGAGTTCGGATGAAGATTCGCCATTGAAAGCTACTGATTTTGGTCTTTCTGTATTCTTTAAGCCTG GAGAAGTCTTTAGAGACCTTGTTGGAAGCGCATATTATGTAGCTCCTGAGATTTTACGTCGTAGCTATGGTGCTGAGGTTGATGTTTGGAGTGCTGGAGTGATATTATACATCCTCCTTAGTGGAGTTCCACCATTTTGGGGAG ATCATCCATGGATGAAAGAGGATGGAGAAGCTCCTGATAAGCCAATTGATATTGCTGTTTTGACTAGAATGAAGCAGTTTAGGGCAAtgaacaaactaaaaaaagtaGCACTAAGG gTAATTGCCGAGAATCTTTCTGAAGAAGAAATTATGGGTTTGAAGGAAATGTTTAAATCTATGGATACAGACAATAGTGGAACTATTACCTTTGAAGAGTTAAAGGCCGGTCTTCCAAAGCTCGGAACTAGACTTTCTGAGTCTGAAGTCAGGCAGTTAATGGATGCG GCTGATGTCAACGGTAATGGAACCATCGATTACCTGGAGTTCATTACAGCTACAATGCACATGAATAGAATGGAGAAGGAGGATCATCTGTACAAAGCCTTTGAGTATTTTGATGAGGATAAGAGCGG GTACATTACCATGGAAGAATTGGAGCAAGCCTTGAAAAAGTATAATATGGGTGACGCCAAAACAATAAGGGAGATAATTGCAGAAGTTGATACAGATAAT GATGGTAAAATTAATTATGACGAATTTGTTGCCATGATGAAGAAAGGCAACCCTGATGTACTTACAAACAGACGGAGGAGATGA
- the LOC130801575 gene encoding calcium-dependent protein kinase 1-like isoform X1, which produces MGNCNGLPSTPSYLRPYDHSPSSMSSSSSPHPPRRPQPQPSHHPPSSSNAGRVLGRPFEDIRSTYTFGRQLGRGQFGITYLVTHKKSKQKFACKSIANHKLINQDDIDDVRREVQIMHHLTGHRNIVELHGAYEDRHSVNLIMELCGGGELFDRIIAKGHYSEREAAKLFRQIVTVVHNCHSMGVIHRDLKPENFLFLSSDEDSPLKATDFGLSVFFKPGEVFRDLVGSAYYVAPEILRRSYGAEVDVWSAGVILYILLSGVPPFWGENEQEIFDSILRGSLDFSSDPWPSISNPAKDLVMKMLQQDPKERLSAHDALNHPWMKEDGEAPDKPIDIAVLTRMKQFRAMNKLKKVALRVIAENLSEEEIMGLKEMFKSMDTDNSGTITFEELKAGLPKLGTRLSESEVRQLMDAADVNGNGTIDYLEFITATMHMNRMEKEDHLYKAFEYFDEDKSGYITMEELEQALKKYNMGDAKTIREIIAEVDTDNDGKINYDEFVAMMKKGNPDVLTNRRRR; this is translated from the exons ATGGGAAACTGTAATGGCTTACCTTCCACTCCCTCTTATCTCCGCCCGTACGATCATTCTCCCTCCTCCATgtcatcatcttcttcaccTCACCCGCCGCGGCGGCCACAACCACAGCCGTCACACCATCCACCTTCTTCTTCCAATGCGGGCCGGGTCCTGGGTCGCCCCTTTGAAGACATTCGATCCACATACACATTCGGGCGTCAATTAGGTCGTGGCCAATTCGGTATAACCTATTTAGTTACTCACAAAAAATCGAAACAAAAATTCGCTTGTAAATCAATCGCAAATCACAAACTTATCAATCAAGATGATATTGACGATGTTCGTCGTGAAGTTCAAATTATGCATCATCTTACTGGTCATAGAAACATTGTTGAACTTCATGGTGCGTATGAAGATCGTCATTCTGTTAATTTGATTATGGAATTGTGTGGCGGTGGAGAACTTTTTGATCGGATTATTGCTAAAGGACATTATTCCGAACGTGAAGCGGCTAAATTGTTTAGACAGATTGTTACTGTTGTGCATAATTGTCATTCTATGGGTGTTATTCATAGAGATCTCAAACCTGAGAATTTCTTGTTTTTGAGTTCGGATGAAGATTCGCCATTGAAAGCTACTGATTTTGGTCTTTCTGTATTCTTTAAGCCTG GAGAAGTCTTTAGAGACCTTGTTGGAAGCGCATATTATGTAGCTCCTGAGATTTTACGTCGTAGCTATGGTGCTGAGGTTGATGTTTGGAGTGCTGGAGTGATATTATACATCCTCCTTAGTGGAGTTCCACCATTTTGGGGAG AGAATGAGCAGGAAATTTTTGATTCTATTCTGCGGGGCAGTCTTGATTTCAGTTCAGATCCATGGCCTTCTATATCTAACCCTGCCAAAGACCTCGTGATGAAGATGTTGCAACAGGATCCTAAGGAGAGGCTTTCAGCTCATGATGCTTTAA ATCATCCATGGATGAAAGAGGATGGAGAAGCTCCTGATAAGCCAATTGATATTGCTGTTTTGACTAGAATGAAGCAGTTTAGGGCAAtgaacaaactaaaaaaagtaGCACTAAGG gTAATTGCCGAGAATCTTTCTGAAGAAGAAATTATGGGTTTGAAGGAAATGTTTAAATCTATGGATACAGACAATAGTGGAACTATTACCTTTGAAGAGTTAAAGGCCGGTCTTCCAAAGCTCGGAACTAGACTTTCTGAGTCTGAAGTCAGGCAGTTAATGGATGCG GCTGATGTCAACGGTAATGGAACCATCGATTACCTGGAGTTCATTACAGCTACAATGCACATGAATAGAATGGAGAAGGAGGATCATCTGTACAAAGCCTTTGAGTATTTTGATGAGGATAAGAGCGG GTACATTACCATGGAAGAATTGGAGCAAGCCTTGAAAAAGTATAATATGGGTGACGCCAAAACAATAAGGGAGATAATTGCAGAAGTTGATACAGATAAT GATGGTAAAATTAATTATGACGAATTTGTTGCCATGATGAAGAAAGGCAACCCTGATGTACTTACAAACAGACGGAGGAGATGA
- the LOC130801424 gene encoding aluminum-activated malate transporter 9-like isoform X1 has translation MHVEMGSSKIGHIEINIPTKFKDTKNTTTKEPKNNVEIKGKWFKNMWKFYVDDINRMIFPFKVGLAVFLVSLLVLIPATYQFFGGNNLIWAILTTAIMFEYTVGSTFSKGFNRALGSSFAGILAMAIAQLALFTGSSIGVPIILGVSIFIIGCFDVGVITSFMKIWPSLVPHEYAFRVTLFTFCLIIASGYRIGHPIKVATDRLYSVAIGGIIAILVNVLVCPAWAGEELHKELVDSFYVLADSLKECVKKSMEIDGSDNTIFSRTVLDEFPDEPAYKKCRSLISSNKFQTLANSAKWEPPHGKFNQFSYPWPQYVKIGTILRHCASEIMAIHGILHSEIQAPYKLRVSCKKEITELTDEATKLLRLLGQDINNVKRSLQTSTSILYQLHILSGRLQWAVNQHLYLNIKPIFIEEIQPNTKPNGLVMDNMAQNGPLKSSYHKMIMKKQLKKLHSCPIIEVNHGLDQIGVIESGYCEVNEKIVHNMKTLESSSALSLAAFASLLVEFVAKLGHLVEIVDELSKMAKFNQYAINPI, from the exons ATGCATGTTGAAATGGGTTCTTCAAAAATAGGTCATATAGAAATTAATATTCCTACTAaatttaaagatacaaaaaataCAACCACCAAAGAACCAAAAAATAATGTAGAAATTAAGGGAAAATGGTTTAAGAATATGTGGAAGTTTTATGTGGatgatataaatagaatgaTATTTCCATTTAAAGTAGGTTTAGCAGTGTTTTTGGTTTCTTTGCTTGTTTTAATTCCAGCTACTTATCAGTTTTTTGGTGGCAATAATCTCATTTGGGCAATTCTTACTACTGCTATAATGTTCGAATATACTGTTG GATCGACATTTAGTAAAGGGTTCAACCGAGCTTTAGGAAGCTCATTCGCTGGCATATTAGCCATGGCTATTGCTCAACTCGCCCTATTCACAGGAAGCTCAATCGGTGTCCCTATCATCCTAGGTGTTAGCATATTCATTATAG GATGTTTTGATGTAGGAGTAATTACTTCATTCATGAAGATATGGCCATCACTAGTACCACACGAGTACGCTTTCAGGGTCACATTGTTCACGTTCTGTTTAATCATAGCTTCCGGCTACCGGATAGGTCACCCTATTAAGGTGGCTACGGACCGCCTTTACTCGGTGGCAATCGGAGGAATCATAGCTATTTTGGTGAATGTGCTTGTATGTCCTGCTTGGGCAGGGGAGGAGTTGCACAAGGAATTGGTTGATAGTTTCTATGTGCTGGCTGATTCACTTAAAG AATGTGTGAAAAAATCCATGGAAATTGATGGATCAGACAACACAATATTCTCGAGAACTGTTCTAGATGAGTTTCCAGATGAACCTGCATATAAAAAATGCAGGAGTTTGATTTCATCTAACAAGTTTCAAACTTTG GCAAATTCTGCAAAATGGGAGCCTCCGCATggaaaatttaatcaattttcgTATCCTTGGCCTCAGTACGTTAAAATTGGTACCATTTTAAGGCATTGTGCTTCTGAAATTATGGCCATTCATGGAATTCTGCACTCTGAAATACAG GCACCTTACAAACTTCGAGTATCATGCAAGAAAGAGATAACAGAATTAACAGATGAAGCAACAAAATTACTGAGATTATTGGGCCAAGACATTAACAATGTTAAAAGAAGCCTTCAAACAAGCACATCAATTCTTTATCAATTACATATCTTATCGGGCCGACTACAATGGGCTGTAAATCAACATTTGTACCTAAACATAAAgcccattttcattgaagagaTCCAGCCCAATACCAAGCCTAATGGTTTAGTTATGGATAATATGGCCCAAAATGGCCCATTAAAATCCTCTTACCATAAGATGATTATGAAGAAGCAATTAAAGAAACTACACTCTTGTCCAATTATTGAAGTTAATCATGGTTTAGATCAAATTGGAGTAATTGAAAGTGGTTATTGTGAAGTAAATGAAAAAATAGTTCATAATATGAAGACATTGGAGAGTAGTTCAGCATTATCACTTGCTGCTTTTGCTTCTTTGCTTGTTGAATTTGTGGCAAAATTAGGTCATCTTGTTGAAATAGTTGATGAACTCTCTAAGATGGCCAAATTCAACCAATATGCAATCAatccaatttaa
- the LOC130801424 gene encoding aluminum-activated malate transporter 9-like isoform X2, whose protein sequence is MHVEMGSSKIGHIEINIPTKFKDTKNTTTKEPKNNVEIKGKWFKNMWKFYVDDINRMIFPFKVGLAVFLVSLLVLIPATYQFFGGNNLIWAILTTAIMFEYTVGSTFSKGFNRALGSSFAGILAMAIAQLALFTGSSIGVPIILGVSIFIIGVITSFMKIWPSLVPHEYAFRVTLFTFCLIIASGYRIGHPIKVATDRLYSVAIGGIIAILVNVLVCPAWAGEELHKELVDSFYVLADSLKECVKKSMEIDGSDNTIFSRTVLDEFPDEPAYKKCRSLISSNKFQTLANSAKWEPPHGKFNQFSYPWPQYVKIGTILRHCASEIMAIHGILHSEIQAPYKLRVSCKKEITELTDEATKLLRLLGQDINNVKRSLQTSTSILYQLHILSGRLQWAVNQHLYLNIKPIFIEEIQPNTKPNGLVMDNMAQNGPLKSSYHKMIMKKQLKKLHSCPIIEVNHGLDQIGVIESGYCEVNEKIVHNMKTLESSSALSLAAFASLLVEFVAKLGHLVEIVDELSKMAKFNQYAINPI, encoded by the exons ATGCATGTTGAAATGGGTTCTTCAAAAATAGGTCATATAGAAATTAATATTCCTACTAaatttaaagatacaaaaaataCAACCACCAAAGAACCAAAAAATAATGTAGAAATTAAGGGAAAATGGTTTAAGAATATGTGGAAGTTTTATGTGGatgatataaatagaatgaTATTTCCATTTAAAGTAGGTTTAGCAGTGTTTTTGGTTTCTTTGCTTGTTTTAATTCCAGCTACTTATCAGTTTTTTGGTGGCAATAATCTCATTTGGGCAATTCTTACTACTGCTATAATGTTCGAATATACTGTTG GATCGACATTTAGTAAAGGGTTCAACCGAGCTTTAGGAAGCTCATTCGCTGGCATATTAGCCATGGCTATTGCTCAACTCGCCCTATTCACAGGAAGCTCAATCGGTGTCCCTATCATCCTAGGTGTTAGCATATTCATTATAG GAGTAATTACTTCATTCATGAAGATATGGCCATCACTAGTACCACACGAGTACGCTTTCAGGGTCACATTGTTCACGTTCTGTTTAATCATAGCTTCCGGCTACCGGATAGGTCACCCTATTAAGGTGGCTACGGACCGCCTTTACTCGGTGGCAATCGGAGGAATCATAGCTATTTTGGTGAATGTGCTTGTATGTCCTGCTTGGGCAGGGGAGGAGTTGCACAAGGAATTGGTTGATAGTTTCTATGTGCTGGCTGATTCACTTAAAG AATGTGTGAAAAAATCCATGGAAATTGATGGATCAGACAACACAATATTCTCGAGAACTGTTCTAGATGAGTTTCCAGATGAACCTGCATATAAAAAATGCAGGAGTTTGATTTCATCTAACAAGTTTCAAACTTTG GCAAATTCTGCAAAATGGGAGCCTCCGCATggaaaatttaatcaattttcgTATCCTTGGCCTCAGTACGTTAAAATTGGTACCATTTTAAGGCATTGTGCTTCTGAAATTATGGCCATTCATGGAATTCTGCACTCTGAAATACAG GCACCTTACAAACTTCGAGTATCATGCAAGAAAGAGATAACAGAATTAACAGATGAAGCAACAAAATTACTGAGATTATTGGGCCAAGACATTAACAATGTTAAAAGAAGCCTTCAAACAAGCACATCAATTCTTTATCAATTACATATCTTATCGGGCCGACTACAATGGGCTGTAAATCAACATTTGTACCTAAACATAAAgcccattttcattgaagagaTCCAGCCCAATACCAAGCCTAATGGTTTAGTTATGGATAATATGGCCCAAAATGGCCCATTAAAATCCTCTTACCATAAGATGATTATGAAGAAGCAATTAAAGAAACTACACTCTTGTCCAATTATTGAAGTTAATCATGGTTTAGATCAAATTGGAGTAATTGAAAGTGGTTATTGTGAAGTAAATGAAAAAATAGTTCATAATATGAAGACATTGGAGAGTAGTTCAGCATTATCACTTGCTGCTTTTGCTTCTTTGCTTGTTGAATTTGTGGCAAAATTAGGTCATCTTGTTGAAATAGTTGATGAACTCTCTAAGATGGCCAAATTCAACCAATATGCAATCAatccaatttaa
- the LOC130801782 gene encoding uncharacterized protein LOC130801782 translates to MGTSEGFGSGYLSNAFKNLGDSLLVGGSGLNNRADTILRLQPIGSNAPDFPTSKGVKRKWRSSNGDMGLYVDPSLSLGLHRSSSSSDSKGSSATACTAISSAKETEAESSMDLDLDFTLHLTSDKSPSPKKAAVSSLKRVGSQLNLDLELSLSTSPLESDITSIFEGANAPQCEVVPMAVGVTKFVDNETASSHWKVDNASSPASLCPGAGGAFLLDPIPKTLNLVSSNPDVSASTLSVPKSSVTCTSGIMLRPQQQRGSSKLCQFTGCGKGARGASGLCIAHGGGRRCQRPGCNKGAEGRTALCKAHGGGRRCEFLGCTKSAEGRTDFCIAHGGGRRCGHEGCSRAARGKSGLCIRHGGGKRCQRENCTRSAEGLSGLCISHGGGRRCQYPACTKGAQGSTMFCKAHGGGKRCTIEGCTKGAEGSTPFCKGHGGGKRCSYTGCPKSVHGGTSFCVAHGGGKRCAINGCTKSARGRTDFCVRHGGGKRCKQEGCGKSAQGSTDFCKAHGGGKRCAWGQPGSQFGNEADGSCGSFARGKTGLCTMHGALIQDKRVHGGITLGPLLQDPNSINLSKMIDIPAGVMNVDTMGGERWTPCDIMQSHPPCVERDPSSPPTPEGRVHGGGLMALLASSNAHPSSSSSSHAGLPFKAMEYQQSWL, encoded by the coding sequence ATGGGCACTAGCGAGGGTTTTGGTTCTGGTTATTTATCCAATGCGTTTAAGAATCTGGGCGATTCATTGCTAGTAGGAGGTTCTGGTTTGAATAATCGTGCAGATACAATATTACGGCTACAACCTATTGGATCAAATGCCCCTGATTTCCCCACATCTAAAGGAGTGAAGAGGAAGTGGCGATCGAGTAATGGAGACATGGGCCTTTATGTTGATCCTTCATTGTCTTTGGGGCTGCACCGTTCATCAAGCTCGTCAGATAGCAAAGGCAGTTCTGCAACTGCATGCACTGCAATCTCCTCTGCGAAAGAAACTGAAGCAGAGTCCTCGATGGATCTTGATTTGGATTTCACCTTACACCTTACCAGTGACAAATCTCCTAGCCCCAAGAAAGCTGCTGTCTCAAGTCTTAAGAGAGTAGGTTCACAGCTGAACCTTGACTTGGAATTGAGTCTTTCTACTAGCCCTCTTGAATCAGACATCACTAGCATCTTCGAAGGGGCAAATGCTCCTCAGTGTGAGGTAGTGCCAATGGCTGTTGGGGTAACAAAATTTGTGGATAACGAAACAGCTTCATCTCACTGGAAAGTAGACAATGCATCATCACCAGCATCCCTCTGTCCTGGAGCAGGAggggcctttcttttggacccCATTCCGAAAACATTGAATCTGGTCTCTTCCAACCCAGATGTCTCAGCAAGCACTTTAAGTGTGCCTAAAAGCTCAGTCACTTGTACTTCCGGGATTATGCTGCGGCCTCAGCAGCAACGTGGTAGTTCTAAACTTTGTCAGTTTACTGGATGTGGAAAGGGAGCTAGGGGTGCTTCCGGCCTTTGTATTGCACATGGTGGCGGTAGAAGGTGTCAAAGGCCTGGCTGCAACAAGGGAGCTGAAGGGAGAACGGCCCTTTGCAAAGCACATGGAGGTGGACGACGATGCGAGTTTCTTGGTTGTACCAAGAGTGCTGAAGGACGCACTGATTTCTGCATTGCACATGGTGGTGGGCGTCGATGTGGTCATGAGGGTTGTTCACGTGCTGCTCGAGGAAAGTCTGGTTTATGTATTAGGCACGGTGGTGGGAAGCGATGCCAAAGAGAGAATTGCACAAGGAGTGCTGAAGGCTTGTCAGGTTTGTGCATCTCACATGGTGGAGGTCGTCGTTGTCAGTATCCTGCATGCACGAAGGGTGCTCAAGGAAGCACGATGTTTTGCAAAGCGCATGGGGGTGGAAAGCGGTGCACTATTGAAGGGTGTACCAAAGGTGCTGAGGGAAGTACGCCTTTTTGCAAGGGCCATGGTGGAGGAAAAAGGTGCTCTTATACTGGATGCCCGAAGAGCGTGCATGGTGGGACATCTTTCTGCGTCGCTCATGGAGGTGGTAAGAGGTGTGCTATTAATGGTTGCACCAAAAGTGCTAGGGGAAGGACAGATTTCTGTGTTCGTCACGGTGGGGGTAAAAGGTGCAAACAGGAAGGCTGCGGCAAAAGTGCTCAAGGTAGCACTGATTTCTGCAAGGCGCATGGAGGAGGCAAAAGATGTGCTTGGGGACAACCCGGGTCACAGTTTGGCAACGAGGCAGATGGCTCTTGTGGATCTTTTGCTAGAGGGAAAACGGGTCTATGTACAATGCATGGGGCATTGATTCAGGACAAGCGGGTGCATGGGGGCATCACTTTGGGTCCTTTATTGCAGGACCCAAATTCCATCAACCTAAGTAAGATGATCGATATTCCAGCAGGAGTAATGAACGTTGACACAATGGGAGGAGAGAGATGGACTCCATGTGATATAATGCAATCGCACCCCCCGTGTGTTGAGAGAGACCCTTCCTCACCTCCGACCCCTGAAGGAAGAGTTCATGGTGGAGGTTTGATGGCATTACTTGCTAGCTCAAACGCCCACCCAAGCAGCAGCAGTAGCAGTCACGCTGGCCTTCCGTTCAAAGCAATGGAATATCAACAGAGCTGGTTGTAG